In Penicillium oxalicum strain HP7-1 chromosome I, whole genome shotgun sequence, a single window of DNA contains:
- a CDS encoding Altered inheritance of mitochondria protein 6 — MLFSIHLIPSIAAILCYGADLAVGQVPSRLQSILSNTHNSKEYGYPTDITRDLHPIPVHSHNDYWRERPFYTGLSKGCTSTEADVWLYNDTLYKVGHDQSSLTKDRTLQSLYINPILDILERQNPESPFVTGTTKNGVWDTTPDQTLYFFIDLKTSGHDTLKAVIKALEPLRQKGYLTTLQGGQNLTNGPVTVIGTGNTPLDMVAPVSDRDYFFDAPLADLGKLEYSNITALISPIASTDFKATVGTVTVDTDPILDDDQLKALRDQVSLAKSRGIGARYWNTPSWPVRTRNLVWRTLLREGVALLNADDLDAVLTEF; from the exons AATTCATCTGATACCGTCCATTGCGGCAATTCTCTGTTATGGTGCCGACCTTGCTGTCGGGCAAGTCCCTTCCAGGCTTCAAAGTATCCTGAGCAACACCCACAATAGCAAAGAATATGGCTATCCGACCGATATTACTAGGGATCTGCATCCA ATCCCAGTACATTCTCACAA TGATTATTGGAGAGAGCGACCATTCTATACCG GACTATCGAAGGGTTGCACATCAACAGAAGCTGATGTCTGGCTGTATAATGACACTCTCTAT AAGGTTGGACACGATCAATCTTCGTTAACAAAAGATCGGACTCTCCAATCACTCTACATCAACCCGATTCTTGACATTTTGGAAAGGCAAAATCCAGAGAGCCCCTTTGTAACTGGGACCACAAAAAA TGGCGTGTGGGACACCACCCCCGATCAAACGCTCTACTTCTTCATTGACCTTAAAACCTCTGGTCATGACACTCTCAAAGCTGTGATCAAGGCGCTAGAGCCCTTGCGTCAAAAAGGCTACTTGACTACATTGCAAGGAGGCCAAAATCTTACCAACGGCCCGGTCACTGTCATTGGAACAGGAAACACGCCTCTAGATATGGTCGCACCTGTGTCTGATCGTGACTATTTCTTCGATGCCCCTCTAGCAGACTTGGGGAAGCTGGAATACTCCAACATCACCGCCCTCATTTCTCCTATTGCGTCAACCGACTTCAAAGCAACGGTTGGGACAGTCACGGTGGATACGGATCCCATTTTGGATGATGACCAGCTCAAGGCTCTCCGTGACCAAGTTTCCCTTGCAAAGAGCCGCGGAATCGGCGCACGTTATTGGAACACTCCCTCCTGGCCGGTGCGCACCCGGAATTTAGTCTGGCGCACGCTCTTACGCGAGGGGGTCGCATTACTCAATGCTGATGACTTGGACGCTGTTCTTACGGAGTTCTAG